In Betta splendens chromosome 1, fBetSpl5.4, whole genome shotgun sequence, the genomic stretch AGACCAAAATATATgtcaaagtgtaaccacttGGTTTCTAGCGTTTCGACACCCAACAGTCAGATACTGTCACTATGACGGCTAAATATCACCAGTAACACAGTCTTATGTAGAGTTTTATAagtaaaatgtttataaaaCAGCATAACACAACTGCTAGATGCCATGCACATATGTTGGTTACGTCGTTCATGCTGACATTTCCTCTTGGGACTTTTTCTTTTCATGATTTCTTCATAAAGGATATTCGCTCCATAagctaaaaagacaaaaacacacacaatcagcatTGAAAATCTAGGCATCAACTTTACTAATGATGCTCTGTCACACATGAAGGCTAGCACCTCTGTTTCATCAGCCAGAAAACCTGAGTACGGCACTAAACCACAACCGTGATCTGAAATCAGCTTTACTAAATTAAATTGTCTTGTAATGTGCCACACAGCTCAAGATCAGCAAAAtaatgcagctgctgtgttaTTTGTCTCTGAACGGACAGTGTCAGTAAATTAGTTTACAGCTGTGAATAAAGGTTCCCAGATTTAGTGTGTACATTACCTCATGctaaacaaagcagagcagtAATTTAAATGATATGCTTAAAGCAAAAAGGTTTTTCAGTAACTTAGATGTAAGTAGACTTGtggaaaaaagatttttttctccCATAGTTGCATTGACCGGTCAGTCTACAGCACGTCAGCTAAgtgaatgtgtatgtgtgttacctTAGGTTGTACTTGGgctcactgtgtgttttctgcagcagctctctgaTCTCCTCAGGGGGATTCAGGCCGTGCAGACTGGCTCTCTCCCATCTTTGCAGCCTGCTGATACCtgaagacacagatgtgataAATAGTTTAGTGCACAACACCACACAGCGTGAGATTAAAAGCGTAGTTACTGTAGAATGAAGGTCTGTTAAGAGTAGACTTCTGTTAACAACAGCacattttttagaatgaaaaccTTATTCAAACACAATATCTGATCCATTACCACAGCATGAGCAGTGTGGTTGGTGGTGAATGTATTAGGAAAGAGATCCTAATGTGGcatcaaacaaaaaacattacttGATTATGTCTAAAAAAAGAGATGCATCATCTCATTTTGAAAACGTGGCTATGAGTCTTGACTGATGTGACTGAAGTGCACTATGTCATGTGCTAGCAGCTAGGAACAAGGTTAACATGAGCAGTAGACTCCAGGAAGGAAGTACATCAACACTGGATGATGTCTGAAGTAATCTGTGGGTTCATCACTACAATCAACATATTGACATTAATGATAAGCATTTAATCATCATTGCATTATCCTGTTCTGCTAATTGTCATCTACATGAAGGTattcttttttatcttttaaagcATGAGCAAGCTTAGAGTATCAAGGGCCACTGCCATGCTCTACCTGCACCAGCTCCTAATGTTTACCTTGAGcagatgtgttcagtcagtcagcagcttgAAAAGCCAACCAACGCACCTGGTGAGGTGATTAGTGGTGGCTGGGGCAGAAAGAGCTGGAAAAgcttcaaagtgtgtgtgtgtgtgtgtgtgtgtgtgtgtgtgtgtgtgtgtgtgtgtgtgtgtgtgtgtgtgtgtgtgtgtgtgtgtgtgtgtcacctgtgcAGGGCCCAAATCTCCAGTCCATATCAAactgtctgagctccagctcttCTTTCCCTGCGTCATTTCCAGCCTCTATTCACCAAAAACATCCAGACACATTCAATAAAGTTCATGCAATCACTGTCACTTAGTAAGTAAGTAATCATGAAATTATATTGTCAAAATGAATTTAGCTTTTCTTCAttctgtttaatattttacactTTCTTATGACGTGAACATTTAAGTCAGTCTAAAACAGTCCTGTAAGAAAACTGTAATGCAGCACAAACTACTGCGCATCAGTCCAGTTTACTGCAGAACGGTTTAATTACTTGTAGCCTTATTTACTCATCAGTGGGCACAGAATTTTATTCTAAATATGGAATACATGTGGACGTTGTGGAAGGGTGTACAGATACACACGTGTGCATATATACAACACTACAAATCATTGTGCTCTTCACCATTCTCTGGTGAAGGGGGAGGAGACCTCTTCTCTCGTTTCCCCCCCTTCCTCGCTTTCTTCACCACTTTGAATGAATCGGTTATTAGTCTGTGCTTGGTTGTCATGGTGACCGAtctagaaaacacacacagcattaatttgtacattttttacacagtttCTGGATGTTCAAGATAAACCAACTTACTTACTGACTACTGTCTGTCAAACACCAATAATAACAGTGTTCTAACAGGGAACTCGGTTTTTATGGTGCTACCGTCCTAATGTTGACAGTGGAGGTCAATCTCATGCAATCAACTCAGTATTTGCAGGTTCTAATAGAGGCGTAAAGTTGCTCAAGTGGCTGAAGGAGAAGCCGTGCAGCCGGAACCTGACAACCAGATGTGAGGAAGAGAACCCATTTTGTCTGGTACCACGATTATGAATGGTAAATATCTGCCACATGCGTAGAAGGGGAGATCTTTGGACGTAGTTTTTAAtacttttcagaataaaacacagcagcaggaagcagcagcgctCACTCGTTCAAGACAGTTTTGATACAGCTGTGCTCGTGTATTTACACAGTCAAAAATAGCATGTCACCACAAACCctttaaacaacattttttcACGCCCACTTCCACAACACAAACGTAAGCCCGATGACAGCGTCTGTTTCTGACCTGAGCCTCCACCCTGACCTGcccttttccttcttcttcttctacataAACAGTCATTTCCCTGGACGCATTGAAGAGTTTTTACATCTTTGCAGAGCTCTTGCGCTTTGTATTTTAGTCATCGTTTCAGATCAGACCGACGAGCTACAGAGTCACAGCACTTACTGATGCACAAAGCAGATCCTGAACATGAGCACGTAGCTGAACGGCCAGCGCAGGTTCCCGCTACATCTCTATTGAACCTACTTGTTATTAACAGTGAAAGCCATACTCGATATATATTACCTTCAGTCAACCAGAAACGATTCTGCAGAAAATCCTCTCGATCAAAACAATGAAGCAGCGTCTTCTTCTGTCTCCGTAGTGGACTCGACCCGGGGTCTGTTCGTTC encodes the following:
- the pold4 gene encoding DNA polymerase delta subunit 4 isoform X1, which codes for MFRICFVHQSVTMTTKHRLITDSFKVVKKARKGGKREKRSPPPSPENEAGNDAGKEELELRQFDMDWRFGPCTGISRLQRWERASLHGLNPPEEIRELLQKTHSEPKYNLSLWSEYPL
- the pold4 gene encoding DNA polymerase delta subunit 4 isoform X2, coding for MTTKHRLITDSFKVVKKARKGGKREKRSPPPSPENEAGNDAGKEELELRQFDMDWRFGPCTGISRLQRWERASLHGLNPPEEIRELLQKTHSEPKYNLSLWSEYPL